The sequence CCAGCAGGCCCTCGCTGGAGTCGGACGCGTACAGCCGGCACCTGCCCCACAGCCCTTCCTCCTGAAGGAGGATGGCCAGGGCGTAGGTGTCCTCGCCCGTGCCGCAGCCCGCGTGCCACACGCGCACGGAGGGCCACGTCCGCAGCACCGGCACCACCCGCGCGCGGAAGTCGCGGAAGAAGGCCGGGTCCGAGAACAGCGACACCGGCGTGCAGGACAGCGTGCGCAAAAGCCCCTCCAGCGCCTCGGCGTCGTGCAGCACGCGGGCCTGGAGCTCGGAGAAGCTGTCCAGCCGCTCCTCGCGCAGGTGCCGCCGCAGCCGCCGCAAGAGCAGCGGCCGGGCATGGCTGCGCAAATCGAAGCCCCACTGCCGGGCCACGCCCTCCAGGAGCAGGTCCACCTCGATGGACTCCAGCTCCGCGCTCGCGAGCCCAGCGCTCAACTGGAGACCTCCGTGCGCGGGCCGCGGGCCTGCGCACCGCGCGGCGCGTGCAGCCACACGCGCAAGAGGCTGAGCAGCTTCTCGATGTCCACCGGCTTGGTGATGTAGTCGGACGCGCCGGCCTCCAGGCACTTCTCGCGGTCGCCCTTCATCGCCTTGGCGGTGAGGGCGAGAATGGGCAGGTGGCTGACGCGCTCCATGCGGCGGATGGCGCGCATGGCCTGGTAGCCGTCCATCTCCGGCATCATCACGTCCATCAGCACCAGCTCGATGTCCGTGTCCTTCTCCAACAGCCCGAGTCCCTCGCGCGCGCTCTCCGCGAAGGCCACCCGCATGCCGTAGCGCTCCAGCACCGTGTTGAGGGCGAAGATGTTGCGCACGTCGTCGTCCACCACCAGCACCTTGCGGCCGACGAGGAGCGGGTCTCTCTCGCGCGCCTTCTCCAGCATGCGGCGCTTGGGCTCGGTGAGCTGCGAGGGCGGGCGGTGCAGGAAGAGGCTCGTCTCCTCCAGCAACCGCTCCGGGCTCTGCGCGTCCTTGACGACAATGGCCTCCGCCACCCGGCGCAGCTCCGTCTCCTGGGTGCGCGTCAGCTCGCGGCCCGTGTAGACGATGATGGGCGGCCCGCCCGCGCCGTGCAGCTCGCGGATGCGGCGGATGAGCTCCGTGCCCGCCATGTCCGGCAGGCCGAGGTCCAGCACCATGCAGTCGAACCGGCGCTCGGCC comes from Pyxidicoccus parkwaysis and encodes:
- a CDS encoding CheR family methyltransferase, whose protein sequence is MSAGLASAELESIEVDLLLEGVARQWGFDLRSHARPLLLRRLRRHLREERLDSFSELQARVLHDAEALEGLLRTLSCTPVSLFSDPAFFRDFRARVVPVLRTWPSVRVWHAGCGTGEDTYALAILLQEEGLWGRCRLYASDSSEGLLADARTGVLPLPGEDDARRYVEAGGKGALTDYYTRDGNWALIQPRLRDGIFFTQHNLATDGSFNEFHVIVCRDTLLTFNRTLHNRVHGRLFESLARFGFLCLGRKESLSRTPHAAAYEELEGSGRIFRRLA